GCTACCAGCTGTTAGGGCTGCTACTTTGTTGTTCTTAAAGGAATTGAGGTTGTCGGCTGAAGGCAGGAATCGTGTCTGGGAGTGGAAATAGAGCAAGGAGAATGTTCTCCCAGTCTCCAGTTCCAGCGGTATACGGAAGAGGGAGAAAGCTtcagggcgggatccctgggtgtcgcagcggtttggcacctacctgcctttggcccagggcgcgatcctggagacccaggatcgggttccacatcgggctcccggtgcatggagcccgcttctccctgtgcctgtgtctctgcctctctctctctctctgtgtgtgactatcataaattaaaaaaaaaaaaaaaaaaaaagaagaaaaaaaggaaggaaagcttcagGGCACCTGTGTGATCAGGGGGCGACCAGGTTTTAGAACAGGAAGTTGAAGGGAACTTTCAGAGAAGTCACAACACAGAGGAATTTGTTGATGTCCATAAACCAAAGGACAGAGTGGAAGTGTGGTGCCAGAGTGTTTagtgcttctatttttttttttttttgaaagcatggAAAGGTTTATTACATAATGGAGGAATCTGGGAAGAGTAAGGAAAGCCTCTCAAACTGGTCTGAAATGGCTTGAGAAGAGAGTCATGAAAGGGGTATTGACTTAGGGTCTTTACTGTGATCGGCATGTTTGGTGGGTGGGAGGATTGCCAAGCGTAGGTGAAGTCTTAGGTGGTTTGACTCTTATGTTGGTGTCAAAGGAGAGAGCACCCAGCTTTTTTATCAGCTTGTCCAGATGTGGGCATGGAGAATAAGGGGGATGAGATTCCAGGGCTGTCAGCAAACATCAAAAAATGGAACCAGACCACTCATTATAATTCACCTGTGATATTTGATGACTGAAACACACCATATTTCATTTAATGGAATTAGTGCTTGTTTAAATAAGCTATACAGCCCTCTTGCAACCTGCAGCCTGAGGCTAACGAAGGAGATGAAAATCCCACTGAATCCTTCCAGACCCCAGGATTGTGTATTCTGAGAAGGGACAAGAGTGCCTTAGCTACTTCAGAGGGGATGAGGGTGTCCTGGTGAGAACCTGTACTGTGGTCGGAGTATGCGTAGAGTCATCTGTGACCTTGATATTTTGGGACATCTATGTGTGAGGCAAGAGATTCTGAGAGTTCTTTGCCCTTAAAGGAGGCAACTCTTAGGTGATGGCACGAGAGTTGGTAAAAATGTACAGATGTGGCCATTCATTAGCCAGGCCATCCAGTGCTAAGATAATTGTCTGAAATTTGGGGAGgcttggtggctcagtgcctgagcatctgcctttggctcaggtcatgatcccagggtccagttcgagtcctgcattgggcgcCCCACAGTgcacctgcttttctctctctctctctgtctctcatgaacaaataaataaaatgtaaaaaaattgtcTGAAATTTGGCTAACTATGCTGACATTTGGATCTGGTTCTTTAACAGGGGTGTGCTGGTTAAGAAGTGagggccagggatccctgggtggcgcagcggtttggcgcctgcctttggcccagggcgcgatcctggagacccgggatcgaatcccacatcgggctcccggtgcatggagcctgcttctccctctgcctgtgtctctgcctctctctctctctctctctctgtgactatcataaataaacaaaaattaaaaaaaaaaaaaaagtgagggccagcagctcccactgagctccATCATCTATCATGGTTGGCAGTGTGCTGTTTGTATACTCTGTAAATTCCCACTGCTTTTCACTTAGCTCATCCCTAGAGGCTCCTCGGGTAGTCAAAGGGTCTGGGGAGGGCTGCCCTCCAACAGCCTGGCCCCTGGCAAAGGATGAGGTCAGGGGAGGCTGCCCCTTCTGAAGGTGGTTAGGGTCAGGGTTTAGGGGCTAGGGGTAGGGCTAGGGCTAGGGCTAGGGCTAGGCCAGGGCCTTTCACAAACTAAAGCATACTAGGCTGCTAGGTAGATGGTTAGAGGCTCAGAGCCTGTGAGAGCCTCCATTTCTCGAAGGGCCCAGTACATGGCCAGCAATTATATCTCTTGTAGCATATAGTAGAGGGCAAAGAAGATCGTTTCTTGGACCAGAAGCCTTTGGACAACTTATGGCCACCATGGGTGGTCCAGATACTTTGGGAGGTGCGAGAGGAGTTTGCTGAAGCCCAGTGCTGAAGGAATCTTGTTGGGGGATACTAATGGGAATGTGGTATTGCAATCAGGACGGATTCTTGAGGATTTTCTTGGAGAGGGCCTCAAGCAGAGTGGGCCATTTTCCAAATAACAGCATAAATGAGGTTAGGTAAAATTTGTAAATGAGGAACATGCTGCCTCTAGAACCTCGAAAAGATCTAAAGGCGTTGTGGGTGCTGACAAGCTTACTGGCTGTTTTTCAAGCTTCAAGGATGGAGCAGCCCTTGGCTTAACAACCATTTTCAGCAACTTAATAGCAGAGGCAGGGGCTTGTACATTGGGGGACAATGGCCCAGTCCCTTTCATGAGCTCCTGTGTGTCCTGAATATATGTgacacacaaattttttttttttttttttttgtgacacaCAAATTAATATCAAATGAGTCTCCTTGGAGGAGGATGTCATCAATAATGTCACATCTCTGTTCCCAGAGGAAGGTGGATGCAGTTAGATCCCGTCTGCCACTACTGTATGTGACAGTGAGGTTGCTGAGGCACCGTATGGGCatccaagaaaaggaaaatcatgtTCCTTTAGACCTTTAGAGGTGAAGGCACACTGTGGCTGAAAGGTTGAAATAGGCGCTGAATAGGACTTGTTACCCAAATCTGTAAGCACAAATGACTTGGCAGTTGCTGATTGGATGGAGCCCGTAATTTCAACAACACTGGGTGTGGGGGCCTCACCAGATGGACCATAGCATCATGACTGCGGTGATCCACCGTGAAGCACCGTTCATTCTTTCCAGGTGTAAGAACAGGCCAAATTGGGCTAATTGGAAAAGCGGTGGTTCTATAAATAGGTCTTATATAATGGGTTTCAACCCTTGAATGCCCTGTTTGAATTTATATAGGGCTATATTGACTATATTaactgtgtgtgtgcgcgcgcatggGAACCCATACTGCCAAACCAATTTATAAGTAACAAAgacttaattaaattaaaaaaaatattttatttattcatgagacacacagagagagagagagaggcagaatcacagagggagaagcagcaggcaccatgcaaggagcttgatgcggtactcgatcccaggactccaggatcacgccctgggccgaaggcagctgccaaactgctgagccatccagggatccccgacttcattaaattttaatttattactcaCTGGGTAAGAGTGTCCACAGAATATTTAAGAGCAGTGTGTATTATGATTATGAGGAATGTAGACAATAATTTTGTTAAGATGAGGTATATCTATCTGAcctctattttatatttagtaacttttatgcttttttagGGGTCCCTGTTTAAATTCAGTGGTGTATCCCCGGGTATAGCCATAAATCAacaccctttatttatttttaaaagattttatttattcatgagagatgggggcgggggggagggagagaggcagagacacaggcagagggagaagcaggctccatgaaggccaacacgggactcgatcctgggactccagaatcgcaccctgggccaaaggcaggtgctagaccgctgagccacccagggatcccctcagctgGCCAAATTGTGGGCCTGTTTTAGTTTGTTGCTTCACCTTCTATGCagggtttctttcctttctgtgggGGGAGGGGTCACTGGATGTACTTCGGGGTGGTCCTCTCTGCTGCATTCGGGTTCACGGATTTCTTCCAGGGAACCTCCGGTCAGCATCATCAGGGGCAAGTGCCTGGCAATAGTTGCTTTACAGGCTTAATTTGGGTTTGAATCAATCTCTTGGCTGTGCTGGGGGTGTTCTTCTCTAGAACCCGGAGGCTCTGGATCTTTGTTGTGATGCCAGCAGTATTCAGGGGTCCTAGTGGAGCATCTGCTCTCTGGAGTGTGAGCCTCACTTGGCATGCCACCCAATTCCTCCTTGCAAATGTGCTCCTTCTGAGTGGCCACCTGATGGCCACAGGTCTCTCCCCTGGGCTAGAGTCCGTTGCAGCCTTGTTCTCAAGTACGCATAGGCCTGGGATCAGACACAACTTAGGGCCCCTTTAAGGAGGGCTCCCGTCCCGTACTGCTGTCCCTGAACAACAATTAATTATCGAGTGATTTAGGTCAGCTACTCCCTAACAAAGGCTCTGTCGGACTCAAGAGTGCAGCGCGTGTAGCATGGCTCAGTATGGGCTGGCTTGCGCTGGCCAGGATGGGGCCCTGAGCACCATGGAGCCCTGGGGCACCACAGTCCAGCTGTCCTGCCCACAGTGCAGTGCCAAACCCGATGGATGGGCATTACCTGCAGGATGGATgggcaccccccacccacccaaaatTCGGTTCAGCGGTCAAGACTGACAATGCCACACATACCACAAGGGCATGAGGTCAGCAGGGCAGGGATCCTAGCGCAGGTCCAAAGTGGCTTGAGGGGCAACAGAAGGGCACTGGCCTGGGCGTTTGCTGTAGGTGGGGGTGAGGCTGCAGCACACACCTCACTCCTCCTGTCCTGTAGGGTTTCAATGACTTCAAATCTGCTGGCCCCAAGGAGGGGGCACCCAGGCTTCTTAGTGCTTGTTCCCCAAGAAACACTTCCAAGGACATCATTAAAGTCAAAAGAAACTGTAGTTGACAACCTGCTTTCCACATGTTCTCTTTGGAAACATAATCCAAAATCAAAATTCCTCAGGCTGCAGACAGCAATCCCCTAAGTTTGGTCAGATCTGTCCAGACACTGGGTAGGGACAAAGGCCCGGTGAAGCTTGACACTCCTTTGTCTAGACTGTGGCtttccacagctatgcctcagccccagggggtgggggtgggagtctCCCAATGATGTGGaggacaggggaaggggcaaaaggaggGATGAACACAGAGGACATGCTGCAAGCCTCTTCTCATAGCAATGACCTTGTTAAAATGTGAGTCATCAAAAGCCTCCAGCATCTCCCATTTCACCCAGTGTAAAAGCCAAGCTCCTTATCATGACCATAAGGCCTTTTGTGATATGGCCCATTACCTCCCAccccatctgcttctccctctgctcactcaaCTCCTGGCCATACTGACCTGTGATGATTCTTGAACACTTGAGGTCTGCTTCTGCTCGGGGCCTCTGAACCGGTGTGATGAGaaaagcctgtttttttttctagttactgCCCAGGCATTTTACTATAGGACAACCCTACACACACCCAGAGTGTGGACATTGAGATTAGAATTTTTTagggggagcccgggtggctcagcagtttagtgccaccttcagcccagggtgtgatcctggagtcctgggatggagtcccgtgtcgggctccctgcgtggagcctgctcctccctctgtctgtgtctctgcctctctctctctataataaataaataaaatcttaaaaaacaaaacaaaacttgagtTTAGTTAGTGATCTCTACCCTAAGCAACTCCTGAATAATAGGTGCTTGCTACCCTATTCCCTTCTCATTCATGACCTGGGATGGTGGACCACCGTTCCCCTGGGTCATTGGGCCCCTTGCTTCTGGGATCTGTGTGCAGTAATCTTGTGACTTTAATTCCTTTGTGTGAGTGTATTCAAACTGTGCCTTCAATCAAAAAGACcccagggggcagcccgggtggctcagcggtttagcgccgccttcagcccagggcctgatcctggagacccgggattgagtcccacatcgggcttcctgcgaggagcctgcttctccctctgcctgtgtctctctgcctctccttctctctgtgtctctcatgaataaataaataaaatctttaaaaaaaaaaaaaaaaagaccccagggTTTTCACTTTCCCAAAACGGGAGCTTGGATGCTGAGGGAGCTATCTGGTGACCTATGTGGGTAGCTTGTACCTCCTCCTTCCACAGCTCTTAATGTGCACATTCCTAATTTactactcagctctgccttcCTAACAAAACTGGCTATTCCTGGTGTCATCCCCCACTTCCCATCTTCACTGGTCAGTCTCTCATTTGCTTCAAGTTGTCAACTCAAAGGACATCTTGGGGAGGCCCCTGATAGCCTCATTTAAAAGACCCCTTCAAAACACCTGTACcttatttcttgctttcttttgcttaATAACAATCATAACCATTAGGCCATTTTCTCTACCCAATGGAATGTAAAATCCTCAGGacaggtgtttttctttcttgtttcctgctgtgtccccagcaaATGGCATGTAGTATGCATCAAACAAGTATTACTGGAGAAAAGGATGGACTCAGGCTGGACAAAGGGGAAAGTGAAGCCAGAGAGGGTTGCCtgacagtaagaaagaaaagggaggtcTACATGGGGCAGAAAGAGGAACAAATGAGCTGGAGGGTTAGCACAGCAATGCTATCAGCAAAACTGCAAATGTGGCAGTTTCTCATCTAGGGTGTTTCCTTGGGAAGGTGGGGCTGAAGTGGGGTGAGCAGTGATGGCTACTCTGATGGCCTCTCAGAGAAGGGGAGGCAGCCCAGTGTAACCCCAGCCTGACCTGTGCACCCTTGAGCCAACTGTCCCATACTTCCCTTCAAACCTCTCCTTCCTCATTTGTAATTGATGGCCTTGCTCCTACTTCCTTGAAAGAACAGAAGCCAAGCCCTTACCATCCTGCACACCCGACTACATCAGCTTAATGCCTTTCCTCCTGGAAAAACACAGGAGGGGCCTCTCCGTCCACTTACCCTAGGACACCCCCCAGATGAGACCTGCTGGCTGGCATCTAGGGGCCTTTCTAGTGGCAGATGTGTTGTTTCTGGGCCAACCCCCACAGCTCATGGAGAAAGGCACACTCTGGGAAACTGAGGGGTCAGTCCCCACCTACTACGGATGCTCACAGGTGCTCTATAAATGGTGATGAACGGGCCTGGGAGGTTGTGAGAACAGGAGGGGTATGCAGAGGGCAGGGCTCTGTGGGGCCAAGAACCAGGACCGTAAGGTGCAAAGCCAGAGGATGGGAAATAGCTGCATGTGTAATTGTGCAGCAGCCCTGAGTGGGACCATAAGGCATGACCTTAGACTCAGGTACAAAGGACAGGGGGCAGGAATCCTGCACCTAGTGGGTACATGGGAGGGACAAGAAAGAGTGAGGAACTGGTGGTAATGAGTACACACCATTTCTGGGGAAGGATGACTGCAATCAGACCTGAAAAACTCTCGACCTGATTTTTATGTAAGCAGAGTATCAATTATAACCATAGACACCAGAATTCACTCTTTATGAATAATTGCCAAAGAAAAGAGTTACTGTGGTTATTTCGAACCAAATGTCAGTTTACTTTTTTGGTTCTGTTTGATTATAGTAATAAACTCTATTCATGAATACGCAGCATCTATCATCTTTCCCCTCCTAACAATTGTGGGAGTCTGGTAACAAAATGtataagcaaaacaaacaagaaccACGGGGTCATAGGAGGCAGGAGTGATGGTAGGGGAAGGAGGGTCTGGGCTTTGTGGACAGTGGGATGTGAGGGGGAGAGGGTAGCAAGAATCTAGCTTCAAGTCTGGAAGGTGAATGAAGCCAGGACATGGCCAGAGGAGTCAGAATGGAGCTGTATTCCATTTCACTCCCTGGTGTGGATCAGCTGGTGCTTGACCAACTTTGACCGCtggctgaaggctttcccacatgcAGAGCAGTCATAGGGCTTCACACCGGTGTGGATCCTCTGGTGCTGGATGAGGACTGAACGCTGACTGAAGGCCTTCCCGCACTCACTGCACTTATACGGCCTTTCACCAGTGTGGATTATCTGATGTTGAATAAGGTGTGAACTCTGGCTGAAGCCCTTACCACATTCTACACACGTGTACggcttttctccagtgtgaactttCTGGTGGTGAATGAGGTTTGAGCTTCGGTTGAAGGCTTTACCACACTGGCTACATTCATGGGGTTTCAATCCATTATGGATTCTCTGATGCTGAATGAGAGTTGAACTCTGGCTGAAGGTTTTTCCACATTCAGTACATTCGTAGGGTTTCTCTCCGGTGTGAACTCGCTGGTGAAGGATAAGGTTGGAGCTCCGACCAAATGTTTTTCCACATTCGCGACACTCATATGGCTTGTCACCTGTGTGCACACCCTGATGCTGAATGAGGGCTGAGCTGTGGCTGAAGGCCTTCCCACAGATGCTACATTCATACggcttctctcctgtgtggatTATCTGGTGCTTTCTGAGCACTGAGCTGTAACTAAAGGCTTTTCCACACACATTACATACATGAggcttttctccagtgtgaattctccGATGCTGAATGAGGCTTGAACTCTGACTGAAGGACTTCCCGCAGTCACTGCActtatagggtttctctccagtgtgaaccCTATGATGCTTAATGAGGTTGGAGACCCGGCTGAATGGTTTGCCACACTCATTACACTCATAAGGTCTTTCCCCAGTGTGAACTCTCTGATGCTTCCTCAGATGTGAGCTCTGGCTGAATGCTTTCCCACACTCATTACACTGAAAAGGCTTCTCACCAGTGTGAGTCCTGTGGTGTTTAATGAGATTTGAGCTCCGcctaaaggccttcccacattcgtTGCACACATACGGCTTCTCTCCAGAATGAATTCTTTGATGTTGGATGAGGTTTGAGCTCCGcctgaaggccttcccacattcactgcactcatAGGGCTTCTCACTCATGTGAGACTTCTGGTGCTTCTTAAGGCTTGAGTTCTGGCTGAAGGCTTTTCCGCATTCACTGCACACATAAGGCTTCTCTCCGCTGTGATTAATCTGATGCCTAATGAGGTTTGAGTGCACACTGAAGGTTTTCCTGCATTCACTGCACTGATAGGGTTTTTCACTCACATGAGACCTCTGATGATTTTTAAGGAATGAGTTCTGGCTGAAGGATTTTCCACATTCATTGCATACAAAGGACTTCTGTCCAGTATGGATTATCTGATGCTGAATAAGATCAGGGTTTCCTCTGAAGGTTTTCCCACAATCATTACATATGAGTGGGCTTTCAGCTATGTGATGCTCCTCATGGCTACCTAAGTCCATACTGTGCTGGAAGCTGTGGCCACACATGTCATACAGATGTGGCCTCTCTTCTGTAGCAATTCCCTGAGATGCCGTTGGGTTTGGGCTCAGACTGAAGCTTCTTACAAAGTCATCACAGCCCAGCTCTTTCTCTAAGGGGCTCCTAAGGAGCACTGCCATTGGAGTGAAGCCCCCCTTCTGGTAGAGTGACTGCACTCGTCTCTTACTGTCAGGGGCTCCCCAATCCCTCTCTAGTACATCATCACAGAGTTCTCCAAGCTCAGGCACCTGGGAAAAATCACTGGTATagttttctgatatttcttcctGGGATTCCAAATCCTCAGAAACTTCTTTCTTCTGAAGAAATTCCTTGCTCTTAGTCCTGGTGTCCCAATCTGAAACGACAAACAAAGTCACttggaaggaaacaggaaaatacaGATGACACATCTGGGAATGAGTGACCCACCAGGGGTTGTAAAACTCAAGAGgaccagggaggggctgggagggcttCGAGGGGACGAGGCAGCAGAGCCCTAAACTACAAGACtgacacttgggatccctgggtggcacagcggtttagcgcctgcctttggcccagggcgtgatcctggagacccaggatcgaatcccacgtcaggctcccggtgcatggagcctgcttctccctctgcctatgtctctgcctctctctctcactgtgtgcctatcataaataaataaaaattaaaaaaaacaacaacaacaacaaaaaaaacaagactgaCGCTTGCTTCCCTGACCCATGTCTCAGGAAATCACCACTCGTCTCCCTATTGGTTCAAACCAAAATCCCAGGTGCTTCTCAGCTGCACCTCCCCTCTCCCACTGCAGGTCATCAGCAAGTCCTGCCAGCTCTCCCTGGAGTGCCTCAAGTCCAAGTGCTCGCCACTCTCCCTGTACAACATTATAAGCTTCATGCTGTATTGTTAATCACTGCGCCCTTTGGTCTTTCCCACTGTGTTTCTTGCGCCAGTAGTTTTCTTAGCACCAACTAATGGCATTCAGGCCTTGCCTCAGGAGTCACCAGTATGGAGAGGTGGGCTCTCTGCCGGCAGGTGCAGAGGGGCCTGTTCCCTTCAGAGAAGCAACAGATTCTGTCCTGTTCAACAGAGGAGGCTTCAGAGACTGCCCTGCCCTACCTAGGCAGcccttacccccccccccaaccctgcaaTTCTGGCTGCTGCTAGCTGGACAATCTTTGCCCTGGTACAATGATGAAGCCACTGTGTCCATCTTTCTGAAGGCAGAAATGTGCACAAGGTTCCTCATCAGTCAGAAGGGCTGTcacctccccctctctcttcacACCCGAAGGAACAAGGAAAACATCACTCCCCTGGATCTCACTTGAATGCAGATCTTAAGTCTCTGTCTCATTCAAATGGAGACACCCAGACCACTCTGCTGCAATCTTTCCCTGCCTGGATGCTGAGAAGCTTACCTGACCTTGTACCTACCCCTCCTGTCCAGAGACATCCTAGCGACATCAGAGCATTTCACCTTTCGCCCAGGCCCTTCCTGAGCTCACCTGCACCCCTGCTCTTGTTCCCTGAGCACGATGGATACACTTACCTTAAGATCTACCCCACTTGGAACTCTCCCCAGATGGTCCTCAtgctccttcttctttttttttttttttttttaagatttactgattttggggtgggggacaagggaggggcaggaggagaaagaaacttaaagcggactctgcgctgagcacagagaTGTACACgaaacttgatctcaggaccctgagatcatgacctgagctgaaatcaagagtcggacacttaaccaactgtgccacccagacgcccctccctccttcacctCTTCCTGGTTTCTGGCCAAACACACCTCACTGGAGAGACTTTCTCTGATCACCTCCCCTTCTTGCTGTCTCCTGTGCAGCCTGGCTGCTCCCTGACAGGGCTCCATGTCCTGAGAATGGCCACAGTCATTGGTGCAGAGTAAGTGGGTGGACATCCCTCCCCGTGATTCCTTGGACTCGCTGTCCTCTAACCTGTCCCTCAGTCCACGCTAACAttgcctctcccctcctgggaGTTCTAGGACCTAACAAAACAGCACTGCGTCCTTGCCTGTTCTGGATACTTCTGTTCCCTCTGGAGCCACCAGAATGATGTCAATGCAGACCTGGCATGGCCTCACACTCAGCCTATCTGCCTGCCATGCCCACACATGTGGAAGCCCCTGCACACTTCTTGCCCTTTGAATGGAGTTTGTGTCAGACTCTCCTTGGAACTCAGCCATGTGTCTGGCACAACATATGGGGACTGTGCTTTACCCTCCTGCTGACTCTCAGGTAGGCCCATCATCACATGCTGCACATGGGCTGACCCTGTTCTTCTGTGAGCCTCAGAGCTCCCCAGGTCAGGAGCCCTGGCTCTGGGGTGTCTAGGAAATGTCCACATGATGCTGGGCTGTTAGGAGTAATGAGGGAAGAGTTCACTGAGGACTGCAGGGACAGACAGGAAGGCTGCTATGGGAAACAAGGGTATGGACAGGATGGCCCAAAGCACACTATGCCCCCCACTGCTCCCAGTGACTGACCCAGCGACCCTCTCACCCTCCTTTGGCTGCATATGGAGTAGGGACCAGAAGGCGATGCATGGGAGTTTCTATTTTTCTACACCCTGAAAACACTTGTTACATATTTAAGTATTACAACCACtttagtgggtgtgaagtggtattttcattgtggttttgatttgcttttctcaAAAGACTACTGAAGCTAAGTAGTTTTTCATGTGATTGTTGGTCATTTgcctattttcttttgaaaagtgtTTCCTCAAGTCCTTTGCTATCTTGAAATTGGGTTGCCTTTTATTgtggagttctttatatatcctggataCTAGACTGTTACCAGAAACACAATTTGCAAAGGTTTCCTTCCATTCAATAGgatgtctttttactttcttgataagGTCTCTTGATACTCAAAAGTTTTAATTGTGATAAAGTCCCACTTACCAcccatctttttctcttattgttcatgctttcagtgtcatatctaagaatccatCGCCAAACCCAAGGTTATAAAAATTTACAtctaagagttttatgatttcagttctttatttAGGTTGTTGggccattttgaattaatttttggtGTGAAGTAGTGGCCCCAGTTTATTCTTTTGCACACGGATATCCACTTGTCCCAGCATCATCTGTTGAAGACTTATCTTTCTCACTGAACGGTCTTGAGATCCATGTTGCCAATCGATTTGTCACAGATgtctgggtttatttctagactctcaatTATCATCCAATGATCTGTATGTTTAGCTTTATGTcagtacaaaacaaaaaatttttattattgacaCTTTGTAGTAACTTTTGAAACTGGTATGAGTcctctttgttcttcattttctttttttttttttaaatttttatttatttatgatagtcacagagagagagagagaggcagagacacaggcagagggagaagcaggctccatgcaccgggagcctgacgtgggattcgatcctgggtctccaggatcgcgccctgggccaaaggcaggcgctaaaccgctgcgccacccagggatccctgttcttcattttcaagCTTGTTTTGACTGTTTAGTTGTAATTCTTTATGAATTTGAGGGCTAAGTTTTCAGTTCCTGCAAAAAAAAGctgttggaattttttaaaaatgattttatttatttgttcatgagagacacacagagcaaggcagagacataggcagagggagaagcaggctacatgcagggagcccgatgcaggatttgatcacagaacctgggatcaccacctaagcgaaaggcagatgctcaacaactgagtcactcaggtgcccctgctgcTGGAATTTTGATATGATTTGTATTGAATTTTTAGATTGCTCTGGATAGCACAGACATTTCTAACATTATTACGTCCAATCCATGGACTTGACATCTTTCCAATTGTTTAGGTACTTGCTAATTTCTTTTGTCATTCTCAGCAAACAagctttcacttccttggttaaatttattcatagatactttttttcttttttaaagattttatttacttgagaaagggagggagagaaagagatgagggaggggcagaaggagaagcagactct
This portion of the Canis aureus isolate CA01 chromosome 14, VMU_Caureus_v.1.0, whole genome shotgun sequence genome encodes:
- the ZNF16 gene encoding zinc finger protein 16 isoform X1, with protein sequence MPSLRARSEEAEMEPSVPGPSPWIPAAQACVSDAPAVTHAGSTLRDPHCCGYTEPGTTPPHHQQPDWDTRTKSKEFLQKKEVSEDLESQEEISENYTSDFSQVPELGELCDDVLERDWGAPDSKRRVQSLYQKGGFTPMAVLLRSPLEKELGCDDFVRSFSLSPNPTASQGIATEERPHLYDMCGHSFQHSMDLGSHEEHHIAESPLICNDCGKTFRGNPDLIQHQIIHTGQKSFVCNECGKSFSQNSFLKNHQRSHVSEKPYQCSECRKTFSVHSNLIRHQINHSGEKPYVCSECGKAFSQNSSLKKHQKSHMSEKPYECSECGKAFRRSSNLIQHQRIHSGEKPYVCNECGKAFRRSSNLIKHHRTHTGEKPFQCNECGKAFSQSSHLRKHQRVHTGERPYECNECGKPFSRVSNLIKHHRVHTGEKPYKCSDCGKSFSQSSSLIQHRRIHTGEKPHVCNVCGKAFSYSSVLRKHQIIHTGEKPYECSICGKAFSHSSALIQHQGVHTGDKPYECRECGKTFGRSSNLILHQRVHTGEKPYECTECGKTFSQSSTLIQHQRIHNGLKPHECSQCGKAFNRSSNLIHHQKVHTGEKPYTCVECGKGFSQSSHLIQHQIIHTGERPYKCSECGKAFSQRSVLIQHQRIHTGVKPYDCSACGKAFSQRSKLVKHQLIHTRE
- the ZNF16 gene encoding zinc finger protein 16 isoform X2, with protein sequence MAVLLRSPLEKELGCDDFVRSFSLSPNPTASQGIATEERPHLYDMCGHSFQHSMDLGSHEEHHIAESPLICNDCGKTFRGNPDLIQHQIIHTGQKSFVCNECGKSFSQNSFLKNHQRSHVSEKPYQCSECRKTFSVHSNLIRHQINHSGEKPYVCSECGKAFSQNSSLKKHQKSHMSEKPYECSECGKAFRRSSNLIQHQRIHSGEKPYVCNECGKAFRRSSNLIKHHRTHTGEKPFQCNECGKAFSQSSHLRKHQRVHTGERPYECNECGKPFSRVSNLIKHHRVHTGEKPYKCSDCGKSFSQSSSLIQHRRIHTGEKPHVCNVCGKAFSYSSVLRKHQIIHTGEKPYECSICGKAFSHSSALIQHQGVHTGDKPYECRECGKTFGRSSNLILHQRVHTGEKPYECTECGKTFSQSSTLIQHQRIHNGLKPHECSQCGKAFNRSSNLIHHQKVHTGEKPYTCVECGKGFSQSSHLIQHQIIHTGERPYKCSECGKAFSQRSVLIQHQRIHTGVKPYDCSACGKAFSQRSKLVKHQLIHTRE